A stretch of Triticum aestivum cultivar Chinese Spring chromosome 1D, IWGSC CS RefSeq v2.1, whole genome shotgun sequence DNA encodes these proteins:
- the LOC123179798 gene encoding protein DJ-1 homolog A yields the protein MAAVAPAPEDRVAADAAKLVAAHVEDDEQRGGCCCCCGAAASSLARRATSWCRRKLVSRPVVRGGPIEPASKRVLVAVAAGTEPLEAAAAADILDRAGARVTVGTASEGLVVEAGHGVRFAADGRLAGLEAEEFDLIVLPGGMKGSANLGDCKQLEKMVRKHTQSGRLCAAIGAAPAMVLARWGVLKGFTATCHPALLGRLGDDDGVIAVDDRVVKDRNVVTSQGVGTAIEFALELVEQLYGELKAHEVAGPLYMRPQQGVKYSIQEYNQIQWKCTGTPRVLVPVANGSEEMEALNLIDVLRRAGARVTVASVEDTPRIVTRHYKLNLITDVMLEQAAEMEFDLIVMPGGLPGALKFTSSEKLVGMLKKQAESGRPYGAICASPAYVLEPHGLLKGKKATSFPPMAHLLTDQSACEYRVVVDGNLITSRAPGTATEFALAIVEKLFGEEKAVALAKELVFM from the exons ATGgccgccgtcgcccccgcgccgGAGGACCGCGTGGCCGCCGACGCCGCCAAGCTCGTGGCCGCCCACGTGGAAGACGACGAGCAGCGagggggctgctgctgctgctgcggtgcCGCGGCTTCGTCTCTGGCGAGGCGAGCCACGTCCTGGTGCCGCCGGAAGCTCGTCTCGCGCCCCGTCGTCCGTGGCGGACCGATCGAGCCGGCGTCCAAGCGGGTGCTCGTGGCGGTGGCCGCCGGCACGGAGCCGCTCGAGGCGGCCGCCGCGGCCGACATCCTCGACCGCGCCGGCGCCAGGGTCACCGTCGGCACCGCGTCCGAGGGCCTCGTGGTGGAGGCCGGCCATGGGGTCAGGTTCGCCGCGGACGGCAGACTCGCCGGCCTGGAAGCAGAGGAGTTCGACCTCATCGTCCTGCCG GGAGGTATGAAAGGATCAGCCAACCTTGGGGACTGCAAGCAGCTGGAGAAAATGGTCAGGAAGCACACGCAGTCGGGGCGCCTGTGCGCCGCCATCGGCGCGGCGCCGGCGATGGTGCTGGCCCGGTGGGGCGTGCTCAAGGGCTTCACGGCGACCTGCCATCCGGCCCTGCTGGGGCGGCTGGGCGACGACGACGGGGTGATCGCCGTGGATGACAGGGTGGTGAAGGACAGGAACGTGGTGACCAGCCAGGGCGTCGGGACGGCGATCGAGTTCGCGCTCGaactggtggagcagctctacggCGAACTCAAGGCACACGAGGTCGCCGGACCTTTG TATATGCGGCCCCAGCAAGGAGTCAAGTATAGCATCCAAGAGTATAATCAGATCCAATGGAAATGCACCGGCACACCACGGGTTCTTGTGCCGGTTGCCAACGGCTCGGAGGAGATGGAGGCTCTCAACCTGATCGATGTCCTGCGCAGGGCAGGCGCACGCGTCACGGTCGCGTCGGTCGAGGACACGCCACGCATCGTGACCCGCCATTACAAGCTCAATCTGATCACCGATGTGATGCTTGAACAGGCTGCTGAAATGGAGTTCGACCTCATTGTCATGCCG GGTGGTCTTCCAGGTGCTCTCAAGTTCACTAGCAGTGAGAAACTTGTGGGCATGCTGAAGAAACAGGCGGAATCTGGTAGACCCTATGGTGCAATATGCGCTTCCCCTGCTTACGTCCTCGAGCCACACGGATTACTCAAG GGTAAGAAAGCAACATCATTTCCACCCATGGCGCACCTGCTTACAGACCAGAGCGCGTGCGAATacagggtcgtcgtcgacggtaacCTTATCACGAGCAGAGCGCCAGGGACCGCCACAGAGTTCGCCCTAGCCATCGTCGAGAAGCTATTTGGTGAGGAGAAAGCGGTCGCATTAGCCAAGGAGTTGGTTTTTATGTGA